Proteins encoded by one window of Cellvibrio sp. KY-GH-1:
- a CDS encoding homoserine O-acetyltransferase translates to MPNQLPADSVGLVTPQTHHFTQPLLLACGKTLDEYDLVYETYGQLNATKSNAVLICHALSGHHHAAGYHSMDDKRPGWWDAYIGPGKPIDTNKFFVVALNNLGGCHGSTGPRSINLATGKPWGADFPMVRVRDWVASQARLADVLGIDVWAAIIGGSLGGMQVMRWALDYPQRVRHAVVIASAMKLSAQNIAFNEAARKAIVSDPNFFDGDYQAHNAIPKNGLAVARMIGHITYLSDFAMGEKFGRDLRSGSFELGTDEPVEFQIESYLRYQGDSFANSFDANSYIRITKALDYFDLAREFNDDPVIAFQQTRAKFLVISFSTDWRFAPERSREIVNALVGANRAVTYAEIESKHGHDAFLLPDERYQQVFGRYLAGVTV, encoded by the coding sequence ATGCCCAACCAATTACCCGCTGACTCGGTGGGTCTTGTTACGCCACAGACGCATCATTTCACTCAGCCGTTGCTGCTCGCCTGCGGCAAAACGCTGGATGAATACGATCTGGTCTACGAAACCTACGGCCAGCTCAACGCAACCAAGTCCAACGCAGTGTTAATTTGCCATGCGCTGTCAGGCCATCACCATGCGGCGGGCTATCACAGCATGGACGACAAGCGCCCAGGCTGGTGGGATGCCTATATCGGCCCGGGCAAACCCATCGATACCAACAAATTTTTTGTGGTGGCACTAAATAATCTCGGCGGCTGTCATGGCTCTACGGGGCCTCGTTCCATCAATCTGGCGACCGGCAAACCCTGGGGCGCCGATTTTCCCATGGTGCGCGTGCGCGATTGGGTGGCAAGCCAGGCGCGCTTGGCGGATGTACTGGGCATTGATGTTTGGGCGGCGATTATCGGGGGCAGTCTTGGCGGAATGCAGGTGATGCGCTGGGCGCTGGATTATCCGCAGCGTGTGCGCCATGCCGTCGTCATCGCTTCTGCGATGAAACTATCTGCACAAAATATTGCGTTTAATGAGGCCGCGCGCAAGGCGATTGTCAGTGACCCGAATTTTTTTGATGGTGATTATCAGGCGCATAACGCTATCCCCAAGAATGGTTTGGCGGTGGCGCGCATGATTGGCCACATCACTTACCTGTCGGATTTTGCGATGGGCGAAAAATTTGGGCGCGATTTGCGCAGTGGCAGTTTTGAATTGGGTACCGATGAGCCGGTGGAATTCCAGATTGAAAGCTACCTGCGCTACCAGGGCGACAGCTTTGCCAACAGCTTCGATGCCAACTCCTACATTCGCATCACCAAAGCGCTGGATTATTTTGATCTCGCACGTGAGTTCAATGACGATCCAGTTATTGCCTTCCAACAAACACGGGCAAAATTTCTGGTGATTTCTTTTAGTACCGACTGGCGTTTTGCCCCCGAGCGTTCGCGCGAAATTGTGAATGCATTGGTTGGTGCTAACCGTGCAGTGACTTATGCAGAAATTGAATCCAAACACGGTCACGATGCCTTCTTACTACCCGACGAGCGCTATCAACAAGTCTTCGGTCGATACCTTGCGGGAGTGACAGTCTGA
- a CDS encoding beta-ketoacyl-ACP synthase, translating to MKRVVITGMAGISPIGSTWEQIKANLRDGKTGICTMHEWDKYADLNTRLGAPVTDFEKPEHFNRKLTRSMGRVALMATAATELALADAGLLGDPCIQDGRMGVSYGSSAGSPDAIADFGHMLLNGDSSGLNANSYLKMMGHTTAVNIGVFFQLKGRVITTSSACTSGSQGLGYAYEAIKFGKQKLMVAGGAEELCASEAAVFDTLFATSTRNDTPSSSPRPFDTDRDGLVIGEGAGTLILEELEHAQARGARIYAEIIGFGTNSDGAHVTQPQSETMRLAMEMALADANISPDEVGYISAHGTATDRGDIAESQATYKLFGSNTPISAFKSFTGHTLGACGALEAWVSIAMMHDGWFHGTANLHQPDPDCAPLDYLTGSGREFETDIVMSNNFAFGGINTSLIFKRWQD from the coding sequence ATGAAGCGCGTTGTAATAACTGGTATGGCCGGAATTTCCCCGATTGGCTCGACCTGGGAGCAAATTAAAGCCAACTTGCGCGACGGTAAAACGGGCATTTGTACCATGCATGAGTGGGATAAGTATGCCGATCTCAATACCCGATTGGGGGCTCCGGTCACGGATTTTGAGAAACCTGAACATTTCAATCGCAAGCTGACTCGCAGTATGGGGCGTGTCGCGCTGATGGCGACTGCTGCCACCGAGCTCGCCCTTGCCGACGCTGGCTTGTTAGGCGATCCCTGTATTCAGGATGGTCGTATGGGCGTCAGTTATGGTTCTTCTGCCGGTAGCCCCGATGCTATCGCTGATTTTGGCCATATGTTGTTGAACGGTGATTCAAGTGGGCTGAACGCCAATTCCTATCTAAAGATGATGGGTCACACCACAGCAGTGAACATTGGTGTTTTCTTTCAGCTGAAAGGCCGGGTTATCACTACCTCCAGCGCTTGCACCTCAGGGAGCCAAGGGTTGGGCTACGCCTACGAAGCCATCAAGTTTGGGAAGCAAAAGTTGATGGTTGCGGGCGGGGCGGAAGAGCTCTGTGCGTCTGAAGCAGCAGTATTCGATACCTTGTTTGCAACAAGTACCCGCAACGACACCCCTTCATCTTCACCGCGCCCCTTTGACACCGATCGCGATGGATTGGTCATTGGCGAGGGCGCTGGCACTCTGATTCTCGAGGAGCTGGAGCATGCGCAGGCGCGCGGCGCGCGAATCTATGCAGAAATTATCGGGTTCGGTACTAACTCGGACGGCGCTCATGTCACCCAGCCGCAGTCAGAAACTATGCGCTTGGCAATGGAGATGGCCTTGGCGGATGCGAACATTAGCCCCGACGAGGTTGGTTATATCAGCGCCCACGGTACTGCGACGGACCGCGGCGATATTGCTGAAAGTCAGGCGACCTACAAACTGTTTGGTAGCAATACCCCAATTAGCGCATTTAAAAGCTTCACCGGCCACACGCTGGGAGCATGTGGCGCGCTGGAGGCTTGGGTCAGTATCGCGATGATGCACGATGGCTGGTTTCACGGCACGGCGAATCTACACCAGCCGGATCCGGATTGCGCGCCGCTAGATTACCTTACGGGCAGCGGGCGTGAGTTTGAGACCGATATAGTGATGAGCAATAACTTTGCCTTTGGTGGGATTAATACGTCATTGATTTTTAAGCGCTGGCAGGACTGA
- a CDS encoding 3-ketoacyl-ACP reductase FabG2, protein MNNESLSVLVTGSSRGIGKAIALALAQQGYDLVLHCRAQREQAESVASEIVALGGNARIVQFDVADRAQVKAVLEADMEAHGAYYGVVCNAGIARDNAFPAMSGEEWDAVIHTNLDSFYNVLNPVIMPMVRRRAAGRIVTLASVSGLIGNRGQTNYSAAKAGIIAASKSLAIELAKRDITVNCVAPGLIETEMVDEALVEEALKMIPARRVGKPEEVAALVKFLMSSEAAYITRQVISVNGGLC, encoded by the coding sequence ATGAATAATGAATCCCTGAGTGTGTTAGTGACTGGGTCCAGCCGTGGTATCGGCAAGGCGATAGCATTGGCTCTCGCACAGCAGGGTTATGATCTGGTATTGCACTGTCGCGCTCAGCGCGAACAGGCAGAATCAGTGGCCAGTGAAATTGTTGCGCTCGGCGGCAACGCGCGCATTGTGCAATTTGATGTTGCTGACCGCGCACAGGTAAAAGCGGTGTTAGAAGCGGATATGGAGGCACACGGCGCCTATTACGGTGTGGTTTGTAACGCCGGTATTGCGCGCGATAACGCCTTTCCAGCTATGTCCGGAGAGGAGTGGGATGCTGTGATTCATACCAATCTGGACAGTTTCTACAATGTTTTAAATCCCGTCATTATGCCGATGGTTCGCCGTCGGGCAGCGGGGCGCATTGTGACGCTGGCGTCGGTATCCGGGTTGATTGGCAACCGTGGGCAAACCAACTACAGCGCGGCCAAAGCCGGTATTATCGCCGCCAGTAAATCTCTGGCGATTGAATTGGCCAAGCGTGATATCACGGTGAACTGTGTAGCTCCCGGCCTGATTGAAACCGAGATGGTCGATGAGGCGCTGGTTGAAGAAGCCCTCAAAATGATCCCAGCCCGCCGGGTTGGCAAACCTGAAGAAGTGGCTGCATTGGTTAAATTTTTAATGAGTAGTGAGGCGGCCTACATCACCCGTCAGGTGATTTCGGTCAATGGAGGCCTGTGTTAA
- a CDS encoding hotdog family protein, whose translation MANQAAEYPLFSFDSVVPHQGAMVLLDHIDTWDDEALQASVTIRPDAPFVDEQGLPAWVGIELMAQTIGALGGCRARRAGFPVKIGFLVGSRRYTASHGYFPLGSKLQVSVRELIRGENGLSVFECELKGMGSYSHVSASANINVFQPEDPEQFLASGATEQ comes from the coding sequence ATGGCCAACCAAGCCGCTGAATATCCACTTTTTTCGTTTGATTCTGTTGTGCCCCATCAGGGCGCAATGGTGCTTTTGGATCACATTGATACCTGGGACGACGAGGCCCTGCAGGCGAGCGTGACGATTCGCCCTGATGCTCCCTTTGTGGATGAGCAGGGTCTACCCGCTTGGGTTGGGATTGAGTTAATGGCACAGACCATTGGCGCTTTGGGTGGATGCCGTGCCCGCCGCGCCGGGTTTCCAGTCAAAATTGGTTTTCTAGTGGGCAGTCGCCGCTACACGGCAAGTCATGGCTATTTCCCGCTGGGTAGCAAGTTACAGGTTAGTGTCAGGGAATTGATACGCGGTGAGAATGGGCTCAGCGTCTTCGAATGTGAGCTTAAGGGCATGGGCAGCTATTCCCATGTTTCTGCCAGTGCCAATATCAACGTATTTCAGCCTGAAGATCCGGAACAGTTTCTTGCGTCTGGCGCTACCGAACAATAA